One genomic region from Phocoena sinus isolate mPhoSin1 chromosome 3, mPhoSin1.pri, whole genome shotgun sequence encodes:
- the BRD8 gene encoding bromodomain-containing protein 8 isoform X5: MATGTGKHKLLSTGPTEPWSIREKLCLASSVMRSGDQNWVSVSRAIKPFAEPGRPPDWFSQKHCASQYSELLETTETPKRKRGEKGEVVETVEDVIVRKLTAERVEELKKVIKETQEKYRRLKRDAELIQAGHMDSRLDELCNDIAMKKKLEEEEAEVKRKATDAAYQARQAVKTPPRRLPTVMVRSPIDSASPGGDYPLADLTATTMEEATSGVTPGTLPSTPVTSFPGIPDTLPPGSAPLEAPMTPVTDDSPQKKMLGQKATPPPSPLLSELLKKGSLLPTSPRLVNESEMAVASGHLNSTGVLLEVGGVLPMIHGGEMQQTPNTVAASPAASVSQPDTCVPMEAVGDPHTVTVSMDSSEISMIINSIKEECFRSGVAEAPGGSKAPSIDGKEDLDLAEKMDIAVSYTGEELDFETVGDIIAIIEDKVDDHPEVLDVAAVEAALSFCEENDDPQSLPGPWEHPMQQERDKPVPLPAPEMTVKQERLDFEETESKGIHELVDIREPSVEIKMEPAEPEQGISGAEIVSGVVPATSMEPPELRSQDLDEEPRSTATGEITEADASSRRGDETPITTVKTEASPESMLSPSHGSNPIEDPLESETQHKFEMSDSLKEESGTIFGSQIKDAPGEDEEEDGVSEAASLEEPKEEDQGEGYLSEMDNEPPVSESDDGFSIHNATLQSHTLADSIPSSPASSQFSVCSEDQEAIQAQKIWKKAIMLVWRAAANHRYANVFLQPVTDDIAPGYHSIVQRPMDLSTIKKNIENGLIRSTAEFQRDIMLMFQNAVMYNSSDHDVYHMAVEMQRDVLEQIQQFLATQLIMQTSESGISAKSLRGRDSTRKQDSSEKDGGTRGRRCAIEADMKMKK; encoded by the exons ATGGCGACCGGAACGGGCA AACATAAACTGCTGAGTACTGGCCCTACAGAGCCATGGTCCATCCGAGAGAAGCTGTGTTTAGCGTCTTCCGTTATGAGGAGTGGAGATCAAAATTG GGTATCAGTTAGCAGAGCAATCAAGCCCTTTGCAGAACCTGGCCGCCCTCCAGACTGGTTCTCTCAAAAA CATTGTGCTTCCCAGTACTCAGAGCTCCTAGAGACCACTGAGACCCCAAA ACGGAAACGGGGTGAAAAGGGAGAAGTGGTAGAAACCGTTGAAGATGTCATTGTTCGGAAACTGACTGCTGAGCGAGTTGAGGAACTAAAGAAAGTGATAAAGGAAACCCAGGAAAAATATAG ACGGCTGAAAAGAGATGCAGAACTAATTCAAGCTGGGCACATGGACAGCAGACTGGATGAGCTTTGCAATGACATTGCGAT gaaaaagaaattggaggaggaagaggctgaGGTAAAGAGGAAGGCTACAGATGCGGCTTATCAGG CCCGTCAAGCAGTAAAAACACCCCCTCGGAGGTTACCTACTGTGATGGTTCGCTCTCCTATAGATTCTGCCTCCCCAGGAGGTGATTATCCACTTGCCGACTTGACTGCAACCACTATGGAAGAGGCCACCTCTGGG GTAACCCCTGGGACTTTGCCGAGTACCCCAGTCACCTCGTTTCCTGGAATTCCTGACACCCTTCCTCCAGGCTCTGCACCCTTAGAAGCCCCCATGACCCCAGTAACAGATGATTCACCCCAGAAAAAGATGCTTGGACAGAAAGCaactccacccccctcccctctgctgtCAGAGCTCTTGAAGAAGGGCAGCCTCCTGCCTACTAGCCCCAGACTG GTCAATGAGAGTGAAATGGCTGTGGCTTCTGGCCACCTGAACAGTACAGGTGTCCTCCTGGAGGTAGGCGGGGTCCTTCCCATGATACATGGTGGGGAGATGCAGCAAACACCCAACACTGTTGCAGCCTCCCCAGCTGCCTCAG TGAGTCAGCCTGACACCTGTGTTCCCATGGAGGCTGTGGGGGATCCACATACTGTGACTGTCTCCATGGATAGCAGTGAAATCTCCATGATCATCAATTCTATCAAAGAAGAGTGCTTCCGGTCAGGGGTAGCAGAGGCCCCTGGAGGATCAAAGGCTCCTAGCATTGATGGGAAGGAAGATTTAGATCTGGCTGAGAAGATGGATATTGCTGTGTCTTACACAGGTGAAGAACTGGACTTTGAGACTGTTGGGGACATCATTGCCATCATTGAGGACAAG GTAGATGATCATCCTGAAGTGCTGGATGTGGCAGCAGTGGAAGCAGCACTGTCATTCTGTGAAGAGAATGATGATCCCCAATCCCTGCCTGGCCCCTGGGAGCACCCTATGCAGCAGGAACGGGACAAGCCAGTACCTCTCCCTGCACCAGAGATGACGGTCAAGCAAGAGAGGCTGGACtttgaagaaacagaaagcaaaggaATCCATGAACTGGTGGACATCAGGGAACCCAGTGTTGAGATCAAAATGGAACCTGCAGAACCAGAGCAAGGCATTTCAGGTGCTGAAATAGTATCTGGAGTTGTTCCAGCCACGAGTATGGAGCCACCAGAACTCAGGAGTCAGGACTTAGATGAGGAACCCAGAAGTACTGCAACTGGAGAAATTACTGAAGCAGATGCTTCCAGTAGGAGAGGCGATGAAACTCCAATTACAACAGTGAAGACAGAG GCATCCCCTGAAAGCATGTTGTCTCCATCACATGGCTCAAATCCCATTGAAGATCCTTTAGAGTCAGAGACTCAGCACAAGTTTGAAATGTCAG ACTCATTGAAAGAAGAATCAGGGACTATTTTTGGAAGCCAGATAAAG GATGCCCCAGGTGAGGATGAGGAGGAAGATGGAGTCAGTGAAGCGGCCAGCCTAGAGGAGCCTAAGGAAGAAGATCAAGGAGAAGGCTATTTGTCAGAAATGGATAATGAGCCCCCTGTGAGTGAGAGTGACGATGGCTTTAGCATACACAATGCTACGCTGCAGTCCCACACACTGGCAGACTCCATCCCCAGCAGCCCTGCTTCTTCACAATT ctCTGTCTGTAGTGAGGATCAGGAAGCTATTCAGGCACAGAAAATCTGGAAGAAAGCCATCATGCTTGTATGGAGAGCCGCAGCTAATCATAG GTATGCTAATGTCTTCCTGCAGCCTGTTACAGATGACATAGCACCTGGCTACCACAGCATTGTACAGAG gCCTATGGATTTGTCaactattaagaaaaacattgaaaatggACTGATCCGCAGCACAGCTGAATTTCAGCGTGACATCATGCTGATGTTCCAGAATGCTGTGATGTATAATAGCTCAGACCACGATGTCTATCACATGGCAGTAGAAATGCAGCGAGATGTCTTGGAGCAGATCCAG CAATTCCTGGCCACACAGTTGATTATGCAGACATCTGAGTCTGGGATCAGTGCTAAAAGTCTTCGAGGGAGAGATTCTACCCGCAAACAGGATTCTTCAGAGAAG GATGGGGGAACCAGGGGGCGCCGCTGTGCCATTGAAGCAGATATGAAGATGAAAAAGTGA